The DNA region CATGTCTTAGAATTTCAACTCCCAATCTCAAGAATTAAAAAGATGCCAACCTCACAAATGTATGATATTGAAACTTATGACACTCATTTTAGAGTTACAGAAAATCACAATGTATTTATGAGTAATGTAAAAAATATTAATCTTAATGGACACGTCTATAAGAATGAATTGTCAAACTGGAAACTCTATCCTTTAAAAGAAGCAATGAACTCCAACTATCACAAACATCTTTATTCATTTCCTAAAAATGGCAATATGGATTATAATATTAGTGATGAAGAATTAATGCTTCTTGGAGCTTATGTTTCAGAAGGTACAATTAATTTTTCTGATAAAGAACAAAAGAAACCCAAAGCAATAAGAATTTATCAAACAAAAAATGGTAAAGAAGAATTCTATGAAATGATGAATTCTTTAAATTTTAGTTTAAATTTTTATCATGATAATTCAAGAGGAAAAGAAGAATCAGTTTGGGTTAGTGGTGCAGAAATCGCACGAAAATTCTATGCCTGGTGTAGCCATGGAAGTCATGTAAAACATCTCCCGAATTGGTTTTATTTATTGTCAGAAAGACAATCAAAAATTCTTTTAAGAAGTTTAATGCTTGGAGATGGATGCTTTAGAGAACAAAGAGATATTTATTATACTTGTAATTATCAGCTTGCTACTGAAGTATTAACTCTTGCTCTAATGAGTGGTAAACACGCTACTTTAATGGGTGGCGAAAAAGGATATTTTGGAAAAGGAAATTTTGGAGACTCTAATATGTTTCATATTAGCGTGAAAGAGAAAGAATTAAACCCTTCATATGTTTTTTGTAAAGATGGAAAAAATATTTCTCTAATTGAAAATTATAATGATGAAGTGGTATGTTTTGAAGTTCCTAATGGACTACTTGTGACTATGTATAATGGTAAAACTGCGGTTCAAGGTAATTGTAAGCAACTTCATCATATGCTTCGTCTTTACAAAATGATGGAAGACTTCCAGGAGACTGGTAAAGTTATTCTTGTCCCAGAAAACAGAGAGTATTTGCTTAATGTTAAACTGGGAATGTATGACGAATATCAGGCAACAAAACTTGCTGATGAGTATAAAGAAAGAGGAACTATCTTGCGCGAACGTATGACAAAAGAATATCTTGGACAGTGCCATACTTATGATGCCGTTCATGCAATGAAACAGTTTGGTCTCAATTATCTTGAGAAAAAGATTAGAGAAGAAATATTGACTTAACTCAAAAGTTGTGTTATAATTATATTATAAGGTTAAGGAAAACTTAATCTTCCTCTGGGAGTTGTCGGTTAAACTCACCCACTCAGTATCTGTCGTTTAAGATGCGTTCATACGAAAAAAGGGTTATAGTAGTGCTTACAAACCAGAATCCTCTCGCCCGCATAGGCAACAGTCCACAGGGTAATTCCTTAGGAGCGCTGTTAGGTAAGCCAGATCTCATCAACTTGTCTGTAAAGAAGTTGAAACCTTGGTAGTTATCGGTCAAACTACCTTCATGGATGTGTAGCGCAACGGTTGACGCAATTGCCTGTAAAATGTTAGCAGCGTCACTTAGAAATAAGTGAAAGAAAACATCGCTAATTCGGTGAAACCTTTCAAATGGCAACGCCGAGCAAGAAACTTAAGGAAGTGAGGTTATGAATACAAAAGCAATAGGCAATATTGGTGAAGCAAAAGTTATTTGTAAATTTGTTGAGTTGGGAATTCCCGTTTATATCCCCTTCGGAGATAACGAACGAGCAGATTTAATTGCGGAATTTAATGAAAAACTAAACAAAATACAAGTAAAAACTTCATTAAAAGCAGAAGATGGAAAATATATCATTAGTTTGACAAGTTCAACAGAGCATAGAAAAAATGGTGTAAGACACGTCTATTCTGAAAAAGATATTGATTATTTTGCATTGTATAACATGACAAGAGACAAAGTTTTACTTATCGCAGTAAATGATGCACCAAATACAGCAATTACTGTTAGATATGAAAAACCAAAAACAAATAACCAATATAATCCTTGGTTAGAAGAAAAATTACTCCTTGAAAAAGTTTTATGTGTAGAGACTTTACACGATGCACCTGAACAGTTAGATGAAGGTGAAGACAAAGTCCAGACCACAATGTGAAAACGATGTGGTAAAGTAAGCAATACCAAGTGGGTTCAACTCCCACCGCATCCTCCAATAGCGAACACTAATGCTCAATCATATGTGACGTTTTGCAGTATCGGATAAACTGCATTTTTATGGTTCGTTAGTAGAATGGCAATACGCTGGTTTCTCAGACCAGAGGCAAGGGTTCAATTCCCTTACGAACTCCCAAACAAAAGAGATAGAACGGAAGTCATGAGCCATTTGAAAAGAGAAAACTCTACTCTTCTCTTTTGTTATATTAAGAGTTTTGGAGGTAGATATGTCTTTTATCTATAAAATTACTAATATTGTAAATGGAAAATTGTATATAGGAAAAACAAATGGCTCTGTTGAAGACAGATGGAAAAGCCATTTAAAAGACTCAAAAAAAGAATCTTTATCTAAAAGACCACTGTATCACGCGATAAAATTTTATGGTGAAGAGAATTTTACTATAGAACAAATTGAAGAATGCTCTGTTAGTGAATCTTCAGAGAGAGAAAAGTATTGGATTTCTTTTTTTGATAGTTATCATGGGGAAGGATATAATGGAACTATTGGAGGAGAGGGAGTCACAAGAATAGATTATGATTTAGTTGTTTCAGTTTATGAAGAAGTTCAAAACCAAACAGAGGTTGCCAAAAAACTAAATATAGATGTTTGTTCAGTTAGAAGAATTTTAAAAGATAAAAAAATAAATACTCTTACCCTACAGGAGGTTGGCAGGAAATACAATGGAAATGCTATTGATATGTACGACTTGAGTGGAAATTTTATTAAAACTTTTCAAAGTTCAAAAGAAGCCGCCTTAGAGATAACTGGAAAAAATAATGGAACACATATAATGGAGGTCTGTAAGAGGAAAAGAAAAACCGCGTACGGGTTTGTTTGGAGATTTTCTAAACCGCTAACAAATAACAATCCCCTTACGAATCACCAGTAAATTATTTGACAAAAACCAAAAACTATGTTATAATTATATTATAAGATTTAGAGAGCAGAAATGCTCTTTACATACAAATGGTACTGAGCAACACCTCGCACAAAACGGGCTCAAATGCCATCACTACAATTAATTAGTGGTTCGAGTCCACAATAAAAAAGGTACTAATTATTGAATATAGGATGGCAAAACAGTTGATGAGAGCCGAAAGCCGTCAACCTGTCCCTAAAGTTACTCTCTGATGTGGGGACAGAAAGAGAGTAACTCGGAGTGCAAGTAAGAAGCCTTCACGTGGCGCACTCTGTTATAGGCCTATCAGGCACTCACTAATTCTTACATTAGTCACCGTTCCATTACTTATAATGGGAATTTAGAAGGTAATCCCTTCTGCGGTGTATGACTTACATTTTGTCCTACTGACGATTGGTAGTTAGTTCTTTCAGAACTACGAACCAGAGATGGAAAGGAAGAGATTAATCAGTATATAGCTCTTTATTGTAAGTCGGGTTTCACACTACCGCAAAATGTGAGTATATTATCCCTTTTGACTTTACCTAAAGGGCGCCGAACATTCAAAAGATAAGGCGTAAAACGGTTACTAGGCGATAAGACTAGTCTTTTGACCTTCTTTAACAGGATAGTTAAAGGCTAAAGAGAGTATAATGTGATGTTTCTCAATTCATGAAAAATTGATTCTCTTATTGACGACAACGTACTACCCCAAAATAGTTCAGCTCGTTGTAGATAGGGACAATTTCCCAAAACCCTATCACCCACCTTTCATCGTGCGCTAGTAGAGTTGATTAATACGCCGGCCTTTCAAGTCGGAGATGACGGGTTTGAACCCCGTGCGCATGACCAAAAAAAATACGGAAACATTTGACAAAAGTCAAAAACCATGTTATAATTATATTATAAGATAAAAAAGCACCTTGACATTACTAATAAATAATCTAACTCAGTGAAGAGCGGCTAATCACCGTGCGGAGAGTTTGGGTAGTTGAATGGTCTTAGAATGGGATACTGTTCATAAGGTCATTAGAAAGAAATAGCGATATTTCTAGACTTAAGAGAAACTCTTAATAACAACCAAACGTGCTTACTGTATTAGAAAAAAGAACAAAAATACAACCCTTTTCGTCACCGCAATAGGCAACCCAGCGGGTAGAAGCCAATAAGTTATTGATGGGAGTCAATAAACCTCTGTTGGTAATTCCAAACCAAGGTGATTCGTCGTGATACGCAGAAATGCGAGTATAAGAAAAGTAGTTGATTCAAGTAGCCTAAGACGATTAAATACTGGACATAGCCGTTCCGGGGATCATTTTTTATATGATAAATATTCTGAATGATAGGTGAAAGTTATAGGTGCAAATCCTATGCGTGCTAGGCTGTAATGGCTAGGCAGGAAGTTAGAGTTCGCTACTCGAAGCTCAGACCTGTCTACACGGTGATTGAATGTTCCCTAATATAGTTGGTAAGGCGAAAGTCTAGAATTATTTATTAGTAATGTTAAGGTTCTTGACGTTTAGGGACGTTATAGTGAGAACAAAACCTTCAGGTTAACTCTTGAGAGAGTTATCAGTAAGAGCTAAAATCTCACATTACACGCCCAAATCCCTGAATATAGTGTGGCGGCGAAAAGGGTAACGGTAGCCAGTCCGTTTAGGGTTCAAAAAGAAAGCCAAAATCCTCTTCAAAAGAGGGGTTGCTACCAAACTTTCCAGTTCTTTGGATAAAAGCAAGCGAACTGTACCCTCTTGATTGGGACAAATTAAGCGATAGAGAAAATCGAAAAACTCACTGTTCTCTGCACAGAAAGGAGTGATACCTGTTAAGTTATACAGGAAGGAGCATCAACTAGAAGAGATGCAAGCCAAAACAGTGAGGCTTAAGTCGTGCACAGACAAGTATGTGGTTCTCTTGCCCAGAGGCTACCTTAACATTGTAGGGTTGTTAGGCTGAGACAAATTCTCCAAAGGGGGAACAAGCCGGAATTGCATATTCCGTCAAAAGACTCGTACGCTCTCTTTATGCACTTACTAATCGTAAGTAAGCAGTGGTTGTAGGTATCCGTTTGAGGCTAACATAAACCTTCTAAGAAGAAAACTTATTAAATTGGTAGTACCGCCGGAGTACTTTAGCATGAGCATCCGGCATCCATATAGTAGTGTACCCAAACGGTCAAGGGGAACGTCTGATACGCGTTTAGCCAGTAGGTTCGACTCCTACCACTACTACCATTATCTTTTAGAGATAAAAATTTCAAACTTTTATATAATCACCTCTATGCGACTCTACATATTATATAGAAGGACATGGAGGTGATTATGTGTCTTATCAAGACGTTAAAAACACAAGAGAAAGAAATAAAAAAAGACTTGTTGCAGGTTTTGGAGGGTTACAATGTCCAATTTGTGGCTTTGTTGGCCCAGAAGTAGTTTTTGATTTTCATCATTTAGATGCTACTCAAAAAGATTTCCCAGTTTGTCAAGTTTTAAACCGAAGTTTTGAGACTCTTTGTAACGAAGCAGAGAAATGTACTTTAATTTGTGCAAATTGTCATAGAATGGTAACAAATAATTTTATTAATTTAAATAATTATCAATTACCAAAATTTAATAAAGAAATTGCAGAAAAATGTTTAAAAAACAACTGTAATGTTTGTGGGATTGAAATTAGTTTATCTATGACAATCTGTAAAGAGTGTAAATCAAAAAAAATAAAAGATGGAATGGAAAAAGCCAAAAAAGAAAAAGAAAATTTTATTTCTCGTGAAGAATTAAAAAACAAGATTAGAAAAATTCCTTTTACAAAAATTGCTCAAGAATTTAGAGTTAGTGATAATGCAATTAGAAGATGGTGTGATAGACATAGTCTTCCAAGAACAAAAAAAGAAATTGATTCCTATTCAGATGAAGAATGGCTAAATATTTGACTTCTGTCAATAGTTATGTTATAATTATTATATAAAGTAAAAGGCATCGTTAGCCGATAAAGATGTAAAACTCGGCTACCAAAGGCACTCGCAGCAACCCTAATTATAAAAAA from Bacteroidia bacterium includes:
- a CDS encoding group I intron-associated PD-(D/E)XK endonuclease, with protein sequence MNTKAIGNIGEAKVICKFVELGIPVYIPFGDNERADLIAEFNEKLNKIQVKTSLKAEDGKYIISLTSSTEHRKNGVRHVYSEKDIDYFALYNMTRDKVLLIAVNDAPNTAITVRYEKPKTNNQYNPWLEEKLLLEKVLCVETLHDAPEQLDEGEDKVQTTM
- a CDS encoding GIY-YIG nuclease family protein; its protein translation is MSFIYKITNIVNGKLYIGKTNGSVEDRWKSHLKDSKKESLSKRPLYHAIKFYGEENFTIEQIEECSVSESSEREKYWISFFDSYHGEGYNGTIGGEGVTRIDYDLVVSVYEEVQNQTEVAKKLNIDVCSVRRILKDKKINTLTLQEVGRKYNGNAIDMYDLSGNFIKTFQSSKEAALEITGKNNGTHIMEVCKRKRKTAYGFVWRFSKPLTNNNPLTNHQ